Proteins found in one Xyrauchen texanus isolate HMW12.3.18 chromosome 30, RBS_HiC_50CHRs, whole genome shotgun sequence genomic segment:
- the LOC127623796 gene encoding leucine-rich repeat transmembrane protein FLRT2-like, whose amino-acid sequence MEFQAGFWSNDWTSFLRFWLTVLLSLHVQFSPVSSCPEECRCDKTFVYCNERSLTSVPLGVQEGYKTLFLHNNQINNAGFPVELHNVASVDTVHLYGNQLDEFPLNLPRNVRVLHLQENNIQTISRASLAQLPMLEELHLDDNSISTVGVEEGAFSEAVSLKLLFLTKNHLSSIPIGLPADLKELRLDENRIADIAEDAFQNVTTLQRLLLDGNLLEDEAIAPGTFHDLVNLRELSLARNSLTTPPPLLPGASLTKFNLQENQIDNIEVTAFSGLSKLERLDISSNQLQFLPPGVFDGLRNLRSLNVRNNLWRCDCSIKWVIAWLRSLPSALNVRGFTCHSPERVRGMVIRELTLNAIDCPDGTVLHPWPTHSYPSTFPPRKTTTITTTTPRTTRFTTISSTAFYPPSASPTPPVPRFPPGPLPPYEDPLKISFHVVNSTCIDMSWESYFTVMAYKVTWVKMGQSLMSDITRERTIPGYQRRLRLTNLEPRSLYRICVYVLDTLNTYRPGEDTICSEAKTKSISTYSESEQAAQQDNTSTLLLAGVIGGAVLVVLVTLLSLFCWHMHKKSRSSSSKWKYNRGRRKDDYCEAGTKKDNSILEMTETSFQIVSLNNEQLLKGDFRIQPIYTPNGGIGLRDCHLSNNSIGYCKSSNVPSVDFCHT is encoded by the coding sequence ATGGAGTTTCAAGCTGGATTTTGGAGTAATGATTGGACTTCATTTCTTCGCTTTTGGTTGACAGTGTTGTTGAGCTTGCATGTGCAGTTCAGCCCTGTCTCCTCTTGTCCTGAGGAGTGCCGCTgcgataaaacatttgtttattgtaatGAGAGGAGCCTAACGTCTGTGCCTCTGGGGGTGCAAGAGGGATATAAGACCCTCTTCCTCCACAACAACCAGATCAACAATGCTGGTTTTCCGGTGGAGCTACACAACGTTGCCTCTGTAGATACTGTTCACTTATATGGGAACCAGCTGGATGAATTTCCCCTAAACCTTCCCAGGAACGTTCGAGTGCTACACCTCCAGGAAAACAACATCCAGACTATCTCCAGGGCTTCACTAGCCCAGCTACCCATGCTGGAGGAACTACACCTGGATGACAACTCCATCTCCACTGTAGGAGTAGAGGAGGGGGCTTTCAGTGAGGCTGTCAGCCTTAAGCTTCTATTCCTCACCAAAAACCACCTGAGCAGCATTCCTATCGGATTACCGGCAGATCTCAAGGAGCTGCGATTGGATGAGAATCGCATTGCCGACATTGCTGAGGATGCCTTCCAGAATGTCACCACCCTGCAGCGACTGTTGCTGGATGGGAACCTCCTGGAAGATGAGGCCATCGCTCCTGGGACCTTCCACGATCTGGTGAACCTCAGAGAGCTGTCCCTGGCACGCAATTCACTCACCACTCCACCACCATTGCTCCCTGGTGCATCCCTGACTAAATTCAACCTGCAGGAGAATCAGATTGATAACATTGAAGTGACAGCCTTTTCTGGGCTCAGCAAACTGGAGAGATTGGATATCTCCAGCAACCAGCTTCAGTTTCTTCCACCGGGTGTCTTTGACGGTTTGAGAAACCTTAGGTCCCTTAATGTGAGGAACAACCTCTGGCGATGTGATTGCAGCATTAAGTGGGTCATTGCATGGCTCAGGTCTCTGCCATCTGCGCTAAATGTCCGTGGATTCACATGCCATAGTCCGGAGCGGGTGCGTGGCATGGTAATTCGAGAACTCACCTTAAATGCCATTGACTGCCCTGATGGCACAGTGTTGCATCCCTGGCCAACCCATTCATACCCATCCACATTTCCACCACGTAAAACCaccaccatcaccaccaccaccccCAGAACCACCCGCTTCACCACCATTTCATCCACAGCTTTTTACCCTCCCTCTGCCAGCCCCACACCCCCAGTGCCACGTTTCCCTCCCGGACCCCTACCTCCTTATGAAGACCCCTTGAAAATCTCCTTTCATGTTGTTAATTCTACCTGCATTGACATGAGTTGGGAATCTTACTTCACTGTGATGGCTTACAAAGTGACATGGGTCAAGATGGGTCAGAGCCTAATGAGTGACATCACTCGAGAAAGAACCATCCCAGGATACCAGAGAAGGCTCCGTCTGACGAATTTGGAGCCCAGATCTCTCTATCgcatttgtgtgtatgttctgGATACTCTTAATACTTACAGACCAGGGGAGGATACTATCTGTTCTGAGGCTAAGACCAAGTCCATATCCACATACTCTGAATCGGAGCAGGCTGCCCAGCAAGACAATACCTCTACACTCCTATTGGCCGGAGTGATAGGTGGGGCAGTGTTAGTGGTCTTAGTGACACTTCTGAGTTTGTTTTGCTGGCACATGCACAAGAAAAGCAGGTCGTCGTCATCCAAATGGAAATATAATCGTGGCAGGAGAAAAGATGACTACTGTGAGGCTGGCACCAAAAAAGATAACTCCATCCTAGAAATGACTGAAACAAGCTTTCAGATAGTGTCACTTAACAACGAGCAGCTTTTAAAGGGGGACTTCAGAATTCAGCCCATCTACACACCTAATGGAGGAATTGGCCTCAGAGACTGTCACCTCAGTAACAATAGCATAGGTTACTGCAAGAGCAGTAACGTACCCAGTGTGGACTTCTGCCACACATGA